One Thermicanus aegyptius DSM 12793 DNA segment encodes these proteins:
- a CDS encoding BTAD domain-containing putative transcriptional regulator yields the protein MGTDQIFRRTALDRLHQFRHYPSTLLLSPAGFGKSHLLSLFVKETPSPVLWMTLTKKDRSFHSFLDHLQEELYHTFPEGEWDFIGKKASSMLYQEEDGDEWIHQWVDRLAKQKKDTILLLDQFHLIDESSPVSRFIFRLIELLPPEVHLLLATRFMPENEVMKKLFLQNKVLEVSEHHLLLNKEEISTLFHRFYRMKRTEEEVDEIAHLSQGWQILVHFIYLYLSRGGELEQIHAEPNRSLRPFFEFMEEEIFIPLSSTLQGFLKDLALIDEIDREVLHFLYFGMEETLLQQLERYRLFFPDTNGNGRRIHPFFRLLLQDKTPLETKRNIHRRLAHYYTSRKEYPLSFPHYIAAGEWEDLSYLLTKIGPQLMQLGHLKKVKETIQRIPLPYRRSFGRLFIVEGDYYRLHSDYDRALELYKEARRNCRDHGDYDGELMAIEGEILVYLDTVQPQQADSLLHHDLRKARRMEPTLNRRILHLIAENLINIGKPNRAEKIFRLLRRLNQKVDPMIYSRLLLRTGRLQEANFLLSKEEKVNREETPLYYGFRESSLVQSIVCAFLGEGEKAKKKAQQGILFAAEMNAPFVEAVGWSRMGHAISTFASDQVHLAEESYLTSLEIFEEIGVARGPAEPMMGLTFLYGKMGKYDLALSYGEKAYKLAQSVSDLWIGALTTLGMGIASFYSKKEREAEILFRETYQQAIECKDHFLETASSLWLSLLYERLERMDDFKEWWGRTLALAIDGQYDFLFTHSSFLSPKDPQMMIPLFIRSQEYMEENLTHYSKKILEKMGFRDLIFHPGYTLRVETLGRFRVYLGDRELQEKDWQRSSAKRLFQYFLSKRNRELPKEMIQEDLWPEADEDTRERDFKVSLNALTRALEPDRKARSSSYYIFRQGSNYRLQLHTGFFLDVEDFEKEYEKGLVLKNEEDAITLLMRGFKRYHGDFLPDNLYDDWVNEERERLSLLFLKGSERLSFLLLRAKRENEAIPVAEKMLSIDPLWESAYRILMVAYQRLANRTLSLWWYEKCKQVLERELGVPPMEETTRLYGQILEGKDPEIMP from the coding sequence ATGGGAACAGATCAGATCTTTCGCCGCACAGCATTGGATCGCTTGCACCAATTTCGCCACTATCCTTCTACCCTGCTTCTCTCCCCTGCGGGATTTGGGAAAAGCCATCTTCTCTCTCTCTTCGTGAAAGAAACACCTTCTCCCGTTCTGTGGATGACTCTAACGAAAAAAGACCGCTCATTTCATTCGTTTCTCGATCATTTGCAAGAAGAGCTCTACCACACCTTTCCAGAAGGGGAGTGGGATTTCATCGGGAAAAAGGCCTCCTCTATGCTCTATCAGGAAGAGGATGGAGATGAATGGATCCATCAATGGGTAGATCGCCTGGCAAAGCAAAAGAAAGATACCATCCTCCTGCTGGATCAGTTTCATCTCATCGATGAATCTTCCCCTGTAAGCCGCTTTATTTTCCGTCTGATTGAACTGCTCCCGCCGGAAGTACATCTACTTCTTGCCACCCGCTTCATGCCGGAAAATGAAGTGATGAAAAAACTCTTTTTGCAGAATAAGGTGTTGGAGGTCTCGGAACATCATCTTCTCTTAAATAAGGAGGAGATTTCTACATTATTTCATCGCTTTTATCGAATGAAACGAACGGAGGAAGAGGTGGATGAAATCGCCCATCTTTCGCAAGGGTGGCAGATCCTCGTTCATTTTATCTACCTTTATCTCTCGAGGGGAGGAGAGTTAGAGCAAATTCACGCCGAACCAAACCGCTCTTTACGTCCTTTCTTTGAATTTATGGAAGAAGAGATCTTCATTCCCCTTAGTTCCACCTTGCAGGGCTTTTTGAAGGACCTAGCCCTCATCGATGAGATCGATCGAGAGGTGTTGCATTTTCTCTATTTTGGAATGGAAGAAACTCTCCTTCAACAGTTGGAGCGCTATCGTCTCTTTTTCCCTGACACCAATGGAAACGGAAGAAGGATTCACCCTTTTTTTCGTCTTCTCCTTCAAGATAAAACGCCTTTAGAGACCAAGAGGAATATACATCGCCGACTTGCTCACTATTATACGAGCCGGAAGGAGTATCCTTTAAGTTTTCCCCACTACATCGCCGCAGGAGAATGGGAGGATCTATCCTATTTGTTAACCAAGATCGGACCGCAATTGATGCAATTGGGGCATTTGAAGAAAGTAAAAGAAACGATTCAGAGAATTCCCCTCCCGTACAGGAGATCGTTTGGCCGTTTATTTATTGTGGAAGGGGATTATTATCGGCTTCATTCCGATTATGATCGTGCCTTAGAACTGTATAAAGAGGCTAGAAGGAACTGCCGGGATCACGGGGATTATGACGGAGAACTGATGGCCATAGAAGGGGAGATCCTCGTATATCTCGATACGGTACAACCGCAGCAGGCAGATTCCCTTCTTCATCATGATTTGCGCAAAGCGAGAAGAATGGAGCCCACTTTAAATCGACGTATTTTACATCTTATTGCTGAAAATCTGATTAATATTGGAAAACCGAATCGGGCGGAAAAAATTTTTCGACTTCTTAGACGACTAAACCAAAAGGTCGATCCCATGATCTATAGTCGTCTCCTGCTTAGAACGGGAAGGTTACAGGAGGCCAATTTCCTATTATCCAAAGAGGAGAAAGTAAACCGAGAAGAGACGCCCCTCTATTATGGTTTCAGAGAATCCTCCCTTGTCCAATCCATCGTTTGTGCCTTTTTGGGAGAGGGGGAAAAGGCGAAAAAGAAGGCTCAGCAAGGAATTCTCTTTGCCGCCGAGATGAACGCTCCCTTTGTTGAAGCGGTGGGGTGGTCGAGGATGGGGCATGCCATTTCAACGTTTGCATCCGATCAAGTTCATTTAGCCGAAGAGAGTTATTTAACTTCCTTGGAGATTTTTGAAGAAATTGGAGTGGCCAGAGGTCCGGCAGAACCTATGATGGGACTTACGTTTCTGTATGGGAAGATGGGGAAATACGATTTAGCCCTTTCCTATGGGGAAAAGGCATATAAGCTGGCTCAATCGGTTTCTGATCTTTGGATCGGAGCATTAACGACACTGGGAATGGGGATCGCTTCGTTTTACAGCAAGAAGGAGAGAGAGGCAGAGATTCTTTTCCGGGAAACATACCAGCAGGCGATAGAGTGTAAAGACCATTTCCTTGAGACCGCCTCTTCTTTATGGCTTTCTCTTCTTTATGAGCGGTTAGAACGGATGGACGACTTTAAGGAATGGTGGGGTAGAACGCTTGCTTTAGCCATCGACGGTCAATATGACTTTCTGTTCACCCATTCCTCTTTCTTAAGCCCAAAGGATCCGCAAATGATGATTCCTCTCTTCATCAGATCACAAGAATATATGGAGGAGAATTTGACCCACTATTCCAAAAAAATATTGGAAAAAATGGGGTTTCGGGATCTTATCTTTCATCCGGGATATACCTTACGAGTAGAAACTTTAGGACGTTTTCGCGTCTATCTGGGAGACCGAGAATTGCAGGAGAAGGATTGGCAACGTAGCAGCGCGAAACGTTTATTTCAATATTTCTTGTCCAAACGGAATAGAGAGTTGCCCAAAGAGATGATTCAAGAGGATCTTTGGCCGGAGGCAGACGAGGATACCAGGGAGCGGGATTTCAAAGTTTCCCTGAATGCTTTGACAAGAGCCCTCGAACCGGATAGAAAAGCAAGAAGTTCTTCTTACTATATTTTTCGTCAAGGATCAAACTATCGTCTCCAGCTTCACACCGGATTTTTCCTCGATGTCGAAGATTTTGAGAAGGAATATGAAAAGGGGCTTGTCTTAAAAAATGAAGAGGATGCCATCACCCTGTTGATGAGAGGATTTAAACGATACCATGGTGATTTTCTTCCCGACAACCTCTACGATGATTGGGTAAATGAGGAGAGGGAACGACTCTCCCTCCTGTTCCTGAAAGGAAGCGAACGCTTATCTTTTCTATTACTGCGAGCGAAAAGAGAGAATGAAGCGATTCCCGTTGCCGAGAAGATGTTGTCTATCGATCCTTTATGGGAAAGCGCCTATCGCATCCTTATGGTGGCCTACCAAAGATTGGCCAACCGAACTTTATCTTTATGGTGGTATGAAAAGTGTAAACAGGTCCTGGAAAGGGAACTAGGAGTTCCTCCCATGGAGGAAACAACTCGCCTTTATGGGCAAATTTTAGAGGGAAAAGATCCTGAGATTATGCCATAA
- a CDS encoding ABC transporter ATP-binding protein, whose protein sequence is MERSHHNIHLKLDGVETYIGQFHILQGVSLEAEKGKITVLLGRNGAGKTTTLRTIMGLNKAYKGSILFEGEEIHRLSPYQISRRGIGFIPEDQGIFAGLTVEENMKIAMGKMDIKKNERLEWILSQFSDLKKAWKKKGRALSGGQKQMLAIARAYMNDNRILLIDEPSKGLAPVMVETLMESLVAIKRHTTILLVEQNFIIASRIGDRFVIIDDGRTVKTGEMEELTGDDLLKRKYLGIA, encoded by the coding sequence ATGGAGAGGTCTCATCACAATATCCATCTTAAACTGGATGGAGTAGAAACTTACATCGGCCAATTTCACATCCTTCAAGGCGTTTCGCTGGAGGCGGAAAAAGGGAAAATAACCGTCTTGCTTGGGAGGAACGGAGCGGGGAAGACGACGACACTCCGTACGATTATGGGATTAAACAAGGCTTATAAGGGATCCATCCTCTTTGAAGGGGAAGAGATCCATCGGTTATCCCCATACCAAATCTCCAGAAGGGGGATTGGATTTATTCCGGAGGATCAAGGAATTTTCGCCGGCCTTACCGTTGAAGAGAACATGAAAATCGCCATGGGGAAGATGGACATAAAGAAAAATGAACGTTTGGAATGGATTCTCTCTCAATTTTCAGACTTGAAAAAAGCTTGGAAGAAAAAGGGCAGGGCACTAAGTGGCGGACAAAAACAGATGTTAGCCATCGCTAGGGCGTATATGAATGATAACCGCATCCTCCTGATCGACGAACCCAGTAAGGGGTTGGCCCCCGTGATGGTAGAAACCCTGATGGAATCACTGGTTGCGATCAAAAGACATACCACGATATTGTTGGTGGAACAAAATTTCATTATAGCGAGTCGGATCGGCGATCGTTTTGTCATCATCGATGACGGAAGAACGGTGAAAACCGGGGAAATGGAAGAATTAACCGGGGATGATCTCCTGAAGAGAAAATATTTAGGAATTGCATGA
- a CDS encoding acyl-CoA synthetase produces the protein MDWERRWFERRAALTPNRIALVDGESKEEVTYEGLYRRANEAAFRLIQFGIEKGDRIAILTPNEIPYFEVLFATYLIGAIFIPLNYRLSVHELTYILQDSGAKVLFYHPSFEDQIDLLREEIPSIQMISTHGIFFQSKETIANKISPEGAAGDPWVMLYTGGTTGRPKGVVLTYRNILWNAINTVVSWGLSPRDITYTVMPLFHTGGLNALTLPVLYAGGKVIVGKQFKPYETIQTVEREKVTILLLVPTMHLQVLQEPALQHADFSHDPIFLSGGAPCPLSIYDGYQKRGIRFKEGYGLTEAGPNNFYLSPDEAFQKKGSVGKPMIHNGITLVDEHGKEVPSGEVGELVIEGPHVFFCYWNNQEETEKVIRDGKLYTGDLGRRDEEGYYYIVGRKKEMFISGGENIYPLEIENVLQNHPSLAEAVVIGVPDDKWGEKGIAFLVAKNGEELSKEELKEYCSRYLARFKIPKEFIFLDQLPKTGVGKIDKKELLRIYRSFPLKETENV, from the coding sequence ATGGATTGGGAAAGAAGATGGTTTGAGAGGAGAGCCGCTCTTACGCCGAATCGTATCGCATTGGTGGATGGGGAAAGTAAAGAAGAGGTTACCTATGAAGGGCTTTACCGGCGGGCGAATGAGGCGGCTTTCCGTTTAATCCAATTTGGCATAGAAAAAGGGGATCGTATTGCGATCCTGACTCCGAATGAGATTCCTTACTTTGAGGTTTTATTTGCCACGTACTTGATCGGGGCCATTTTTATCCCACTCAATTACAGGTTAAGTGTCCACGAATTAACCTATATTTTGCAAGATTCTGGTGCGAAGGTTTTATTTTATCATCCTTCTTTTGAAGATCAGATCGATTTGCTTCGAGAAGAGATTCCCTCCATCCAGATGATTTCAACACATGGGATCTTTTTCCAGAGCAAGGAAACGATCGCCAATAAAATCTCCCCGGAAGGAGCTGCCGGCGATCCCTGGGTGATGCTTTATACAGGGGGAACAACAGGGAGACCGAAGGGAGTGGTCCTTACCTATCGCAATATCTTATGGAATGCGATAAATACCGTGGTCAGTTGGGGATTAAGCCCACGGGACATCACCTACACGGTAATGCCTCTCTTTCATACAGGGGGGTTAAATGCATTAACCCTTCCTGTTTTATACGCCGGGGGAAAAGTAATCGTAGGAAAGCAATTTAAACCATACGAGACCATACAGACCGTTGAAAGAGAAAAAGTGACCATCCTTCTCCTCGTTCCCACCATGCACCTTCAAGTTCTTCAGGAACCCGCTTTGCAGCATGCAGATTTCTCCCATGATCCCATCTTTTTATCCGGGGGAGCTCCTTGTCCTCTTTCCATCTATGACGGATATCAGAAAAGGGGAATCCGTTTTAAAGAGGGGTATGGTTTAACGGAAGCGGGGCCGAACAATTTTTATCTCTCTCCGGATGAGGCGTTTCAGAAAAAGGGTTCGGTCGGAAAGCCGATGATTCATAATGGGATCACGCTGGTGGACGAACATGGAAAAGAGGTTCCTTCCGGTGAAGTGGGGGAATTGGTGATCGAAGGGCCTCATGTCTTCTTTTGTTATTGGAATAATCAAGAGGAGACGGAAAAGGTTATTCGGGACGGAAAGCTATACACCGGGGATCTGGGGAGGAGAGACGAGGAAGGATATTATTATATCGTAGGAAGGAAAAAGGAGATGTTTATTTCAGGGGGAGAGAACATCTACCCTTTGGAGATTGAAAACGTCCTACAAAACCATCCCTCCTTGGCGGAGGCGGTGGTGATCGGTGTACCGGATGATAAATGGGGAGAGAAGGGGATTGCCTTTCTCGTCGCAAAGAATGGGGAGGAACTATCGAAGGAGGAATTAAAAGAATACTGTTCTCGTTATCTTGCCCGTTTTAAGATTCCAAAGGAATTTATCTTTTTAGACCAATTACCCAAAACGGGCGTGGGGAAAATCGATAAGAAAGAGCTTCTTCGGATCTATCGATCATTCCCATTGAAGGAGACGGAAAACGTGTAA
- a CDS encoding branched-chain amino acid ABC transporter permease, with amino-acid sequence MNLFFSLTINGLATGFLIFLLAAGLSLIFGLMGVLNFAHGGLFAWGAYMGTWGYLAGGHFILGLFIGFLTGIFFGYLMEKWIIAPVYGNHVQQILITLGTMILLGELIKLFFGANPVRALIPDWLAGSFTFGGIVMIKYRLFIILMGVILLALLHFFIMGTRWGLVIRAGVMNKEMVETLGYNVRLMFLLVFLLGAGLAGLAGVMIGPYVGVFTPEIGMEYQLLAFVVVVIGGMGQILGTASASLLVGLANAYIAYFFPDISMAVNMLLMILILTLRPQGLFGTKERY; translated from the coding sequence ATGAATCTCTTTTTTTCGTTAACCATCAATGGACTGGCAACCGGGTTTCTCATTTTTCTCCTCGCTGCCGGATTATCCCTCATCTTTGGATTGATGGGAGTGCTTAACTTCGCCCATGGAGGTCTCTTCGCCTGGGGTGCTTATATGGGAACTTGGGGATATTTAGCCGGTGGACATTTCATTCTCGGATTATTCATCGGATTTCTTACGGGGATTTTCTTCGGCTATCTCATGGAAAAATGGATTATCGCTCCGGTCTATGGAAATCATGTACAGCAGATCCTCATCACTTTGGGGACCATGATTCTATTGGGAGAACTGATTAAGCTTTTTTTCGGAGCAAATCCGGTCAGAGCCCTTATACCCGATTGGTTGGCCGGCAGTTTTACCTTCGGTGGGATCGTCATGATTAAATACCGCCTTTTTATTATTCTTATGGGAGTGATCCTTCTTGCCCTCCTTCATTTCTTCATCATGGGAACAAGGTGGGGACTGGTGATCCGAGCAGGGGTCATGAATAAAGAGATGGTTGAAACCCTGGGGTATAATGTACGCCTCATGTTTCTCCTTGTCTTTCTTCTGGGGGCCGGATTGGCCGGCCTTGCAGGTGTGATGATAGGTCCTTATGTAGGCGTTTTTACCCCTGAGATCGGCATGGAATATCAGTTGCTCGCCTTCGTCGTGGTGGTGATTGGAGGGATGGGGCAGATTTTGGGTACTGCATCCGCTTCACTATTGGTTGGACTTGCAAATGCCTACATCGCCTATTTCTTTCCCGACATCTCCATGGCGGTCAATATGCTCCTGATGATTCTCATCTTAACCCTCCGTCCTCAGGGCCTATTCGGAACAAAGGAGAGATATTAA
- a CDS encoding branched-chain amino acid ABC transporter permease, translating into MVKKISFLLFILIAGLLPLFFMESRSSLIILINIAIMAIFAMSYDLLLGFTGIVSFGHVMYFGIGAFTTGILMREMGAHWGTLLFSFLLVMIFTTLLSLLLGAFTTRIKSHFFAMLTLAVAELLAVIAEKWKSMTGGADGFSYSVPAFFKDKLTFSYVAIAMMLLIYFLLRTFTLSPMGRILIGIRENERRMEALGYPVLRYKLIASVVAGVVAGFAGILYGIGMRFVSVPSVLGVDLTLDALLMTIVGGVGTLIGAVLGAGLIELVSQGLQDLSKTIPFFERWLLFIGLVYILAVRFFPLGIVGTIYQMIPKSKGKGKTSYSSVGLIQERAESE; encoded by the coding sequence GTGGTAAAAAAGATTTCTTTTCTTCTCTTCATCTTGATCGCCGGTTTACTTCCCCTCTTTTTTATGGAATCCCGCAGCAGCCTCATCATACTCATAAACATTGCGATCATGGCCATTTTCGCTATGAGCTACGATCTTCTTCTCGGGTTTACAGGAATCGTATCTTTTGGACACGTCATGTATTTTGGAATCGGCGCGTTTACAACCGGAATTCTCATGAGAGAGATGGGAGCCCATTGGGGAACGCTCCTTTTCTCCTTTCTTCTGGTGATGATCTTTACCACACTTCTTTCCCTTCTTTTGGGCGCGTTTACAACCCGTATTAAAAGCCATTTTTTTGCCATGCTCACCCTGGCCGTAGCCGAACTTTTAGCGGTCATCGCAGAAAAATGGAAATCCATGACGGGAGGCGCAGATGGATTCAGCTATTCTGTCCCTGCCTTTTTTAAGGATAAATTAACCTTCTCCTATGTTGCGATCGCGATGATGCTCCTCATTTACTTTCTGTTGCGTACATTTACGCTTTCACCCATGGGGAGGATTCTCATAGGGATTCGTGAGAATGAACGGCGCATGGAGGCTCTTGGCTATCCTGTTCTTCGATATAAGCTGATCGCTTCGGTAGTGGCCGGCGTTGTAGCCGGTTTTGCAGGCATTCTTTATGGAATCGGAATGCGTTTTGTCAGCGTCCCCAGTGTTTTAGGCGTTGACCTCACGTTGGATGCCCTTCTGATGACCATTGTAGGAGGTGTGGGAACATTGATCGGAGCGGTGTTGGGGGCAGGTCTAATCGAACTCGTCTCCCAAGGATTGCAGGATTTATCAAAAACCATTCCTTTCTTCGAGAGATGGCTCCTCTTTATTGGCCTCGTCTATATCCTGGCTGTTCGCTTTTTCCCCCTCGGGATCGTCGGTACCATTTATCAAATGATTCCGAAATCGAAAGGGAAGGGAAAGACCTCTTATTCATCTGTGGGGCTCATACAGGAGAGGGCCGAATCAGAATAA
- a CDS encoding substrate-binding domain-containing protein, with product MSRIHFVPKAFLLFFALALLLAGCGQKENGANPSPGNGTQAVTGDQGGGGNSTQEKKPLKIGILAGKTGLLEAYAKQTIQGFQLGIEYATGGTGEVAGRKIEVLTEDDQLDPKVAIEKATKLLDEDKVDFLVGTTSSGAALSVLPLAEEYKRIMIVEPAVADAITGTAWNKYIFRTGRNSSQDAAAAAQSIDRPHAKIAIYAQDYAFGQDGAASFKREAEKLGHTIVLEEFTDPKITDHTAHIQKVMNSGAEYVYVVWAGANTPWQQMKDMKLFEKVTPITGFPDILGLKAMGDTAVGLKGFTVYNYRLPKNPVNDWLVEKHKEKFNGEVPDLFTAGGFTAAMAIVEAVKKTNGDTNPDTLISAMEGMSFDSPKGTMTFRKEDHQALQALYVAELVKEEGTDYPVPKLIRELKPEETAPPIMNQK from the coding sequence ATGAGTCGGATCCATTTCGTTCCAAAAGCATTCCTTTTATTCTTCGCTTTAGCACTTCTTTTAGCCGGTTGCGGGCAAAAGGAGAACGGCGCCAATCCTTCCCCCGGGAACGGAACCCAAGCGGTTACCGGGGATCAAGGAGGCGGGGGAAATTCTACCCAAGAGAAGAAACCCCTTAAAATTGGGATCTTAGCCGGAAAGACAGGTCTTTTGGAAGCGTATGCAAAACAAACGATCCAGGGATTTCAACTAGGGATCGAGTATGCAACGGGGGGAACGGGGGAAGTAGCCGGAAGGAAAATTGAGGTGCTTACAGAGGATGATCAACTCGATCCCAAAGTGGCGATCGAAAAAGCGACGAAGCTCCTGGATGAGGATAAGGTAGATTTTCTCGTAGGAACCACCAGTTCCGGGGCAGCCCTTTCCGTCTTGCCGCTCGCGGAAGAGTATAAGCGGATCATGATTGTAGAGCCTGCTGTAGCCGACGCCATCACAGGGACGGCTTGGAACAAATATATTTTCCGCACGGGCCGAAACTCCTCCCAAGATGCCGCCGCTGCCGCCCAATCCATCGATCGGCCTCATGCCAAGATTGCGATCTATGCTCAAGATTATGCTTTCGGTCAAGATGGCGCTGCTTCCTTTAAGAGGGAGGCGGAAAAACTTGGCCACACCATCGTATTGGAGGAGTTTACCGATCCGAAGATTACCGACCACACCGCCCACATTCAGAAAGTGATGAATTCAGGTGCCGAATATGTTTATGTGGTTTGGGCCGGGGCCAATACCCCATGGCAGCAGATGAAAGATATGAAACTCTTTGAAAAAGTGACCCCCATTACCGGATTCCCGGACATCTTAGGACTTAAAGCCATGGGCGATACGGCCGTAGGATTAAAAGGATTTACCGTTTACAATTACCGGTTGCCGAAGAATCCGGTAAATGATTGGTTGGTGGAAAAGCATAAAGAAAAGTTTAACGGAGAAGTTCCCGATCTATTTACCGCCGGAGGTTTTACCGCGGCGATGGCGATCGTGGAAGCGGTGAAGAAGACCAATGGGGATACAAATCCGGATACCTTAATTTCCGCCATGGAAGGAATGAGTTTTGATTCCCCAAAAGGGACGATGACCTTCCGTAAGGAAGACCATCAGGCTCTCCAGGCTCTCTATGTGGCAGAGTTGGTAAAGGAGGAAGGGACCGATTATCCGGTACCTAAACTGATTCGCGAGTTAAAACCTGAGGAGACTGCACCGCCCATTATGAATCAAAAATAA
- a CDS encoding ABC transporter ATP-binding protein, protein MKLLETRDLTISFGGHTAVHEVNFTLEEDHFKSIIGPNGAGKTTFFNLISGQLKPTKGSVYFEGREITSLPPHARTQMGMGRSFQIANIFPNLTVHENLRLAVQTRGKASHHVLRHHLSFKEMNRKTEEIMEKAKLTSKAYDLAKHLPHGDKRKLEIGMLLALDSKLLLLDEPTAGMSLEEVPSILEVIRSLRDERKRAILLIEHKVDMVLDLSDSVAVLHHGRLIADGSPKEIMENEVVQSAYLGGLYHGEVSSQYPS, encoded by the coding sequence TTGAAACTGTTGGAGACGAGAGATTTAACGATTTCTTTTGGCGGGCACACGGCGGTACATGAGGTAAATTTCACCTTAGAGGAAGATCATTTTAAATCCATCATCGGTCCAAATGGGGCGGGAAAAACAACCTTCTTTAATCTCATAAGCGGTCAGCTAAAACCGACGAAGGGCAGCGTCTACTTTGAGGGGAGAGAGATCACCTCTCTCCCTCCCCATGCCCGCACCCAGATGGGAATGGGTCGTTCTTTTCAGATCGCCAATATTTTCCCCAATCTCACCGTCCATGAGAATCTCCGCTTAGCGGTTCAGACGAGGGGAAAAGCCTCCCACCATGTGCTCCGCCACCACCTTTCGTTCAAGGAGATGAATCGTAAAACCGAGGAGATCATGGAAAAGGCGAAATTAACTTCAAAAGCATATGACTTGGCTAAACATTTACCCCATGGGGATAAAAGAAAGTTGGAAATTGGCATGTTGCTCGCCTTAGACAGCAAACTCCTCCTCCTTGATGAGCCGACGGCGGGAATGTCCTTAGAAGAGGTCCCCTCCATTCTTGAGGTGATCAGAAGTTTGCGGGATGAGCGGAAGAGGGCCATCCTTCTCATCGAACACAAGGTAGATATGGTTCTCGACCTTTCCGATTCGGTGGCCGTGCTTCATCATGGCCGACTCATCGCGGACGGCTCCCCAAAAGAGATCATGGAGAATGAGGTGGTTCAATCTGCATATTTGGGAGGATTATACCATGGAGAGGTCTCATCACAATATCCATCTTAA
- a CDS encoding stage II sporulation protein M: MERVGILSRFILYLYMAGFIFGVLFALLLPKEQAGSLHDYLSHFFADFSQDQTVHGEAALFSLLFHHGKWILLFFLLGISVLGSPLLLLFLFIKGTLLGFTFSTLLLLFKEKGVLFFLYSVLPQNLLLLPLYMLMAAMGLSVSLYLFLNRILSAQGKLQPILLRFLYFTVISFVLAALISWYEKTIALTLMEQSLYLMGF, encoded by the coding sequence ATGGAAAGAGTGGGTATACTGAGCCGTTTCATCCTTTATTTATACATGGCAGGATTCATCTTCGGAGTCCTTTTTGCCCTGCTGCTTCCCAAGGAGCAAGCCGGAAGCCTTCATGATTATCTCTCCCATTTTTTCGCCGATTTTTCCCAGGATCAAACGGTTCATGGGGAAGCAGCCTTATTTTCGCTCCTCTTCCATCACGGGAAATGGATTCTCCTCTTTTTCCTTTTGGGCATCTCGGTCCTTGGGAGCCCGCTTCTCCTCCTTTTTCTGTTCATAAAAGGCACGCTGCTTGGTTTTACATTTTCAACGCTCCTTCTTTTATTTAAAGAAAAAGGTGTTCTTTTCTTCCTTTATTCGGTTCTCCCTCAGAATCTCTTGCTCCTTCCCCTGTACATGCTCATGGCGGCGATGGGTTTATCCGTATCCCTCTACTTGTTTCTAAACCGCATATTATCTGCTCAAGGGAAATTACAACCGATTCTGCTCCGATTTCTTTATTTTACCGTTATTTCTTTTGTACTGGCTGCATTGATAAGCTGGTATGAAAAAACGATTGCTCTAACTCTCATGGAGCAGTCCCTTTACCTCATGGGATTCTGA